A part of Liolophura sinensis isolate JHLJ2023 chromosome 1, CUHK_Ljap_v2, whole genome shotgun sequence genomic DNA contains:
- the LOC135470282 gene encoding superoxide dismutase [Mn], mitochondrial-like produces the protein MLSAVGASVRRGLSSPAVLGCLSSRCKHTLPELPYEYNSMEPIISGEIMKLHHSKHHATYVNNLNAAEEQLNQALANGDVSRVISLQPALNFNGGGHLNHTIFWDILSPNGGGTPKGDLLEVINRDFGSFDKLKNELTARAVSVQGSGWGWVGYNKGTGRLRMAQTSNQDPLEATTGLIPVLGIDVWEHAYYLQYKNMRADYVKAIWNIINWESVAKRYQAAIMAC, from the exons ATGCTGTCTGCTGTGGGTGCATCTGTGAGAAG GGGCCTGTCCAGCCCAGCTGTCCTTGGTTGTCTCTCCTCACGTTGCAAACACACTCTGCCAGAGCTGCCTTATGAGTACAATTCCATGGAGCCGATTATCTCTGGAGAGATAATGAAGCTGCACCACAGCAAACACCACGCCACCTATGTCAACAATCTTAACGCAGCAGAGGAGCAGCTTAACCAGGCCCTGGCAAATG GTGATGTGTCTCGTGTGATTTCCCTTCAGCCCGCCCTCAACTTCAATGGGGGTGGTCATTTAAACCACACCATATTCTGGGACATCCTGTCTCCAAATGGAGGTGGCACCCCCAAGGGGGATCTCTTGGAGGTTATAAACAGAGACTTTGGGTCATTTGATAAACTGAAAAACGAGCTGACTGCGAGGGCTGTAAGTGTGCAAGGCTCAGGCTGGGGCTGGGTGGGTTACAACAAGGGTACGGGTAGACTTCGAATGGCCCAAACTTCCAACCAGGACCCTCTAGAGGCTACAACAG GATTAATCCCGGTGCTTGGTATTGATGTGTGGGAACATGCATATTATCTTCAGTATAAAAACATGAGGGCTGATTACGTGAAAGCCATCTGGAACATCATCAATTGGGAAAGCGTTGCCAAGAGGTACCAGGCCGCCATTATGGCGTGCTAA
- the LOC135470150 gene encoding pre-mRNA-splicing regulator WTAP-like isoform X2 codes for MLDTMADGPTSPKRVCLKKEEIESLPRDELLIRWKEQEMYVNFLEEKSKSLSSRDDSKESEEKLKQQHIEAARRENTLVMRLTSKEQELQEYMNQIQEMKQSQSPSTAQLRSMLLDPAVNLVFLRMKKEMEESKEKLEQTQNELSAWKFTPDSQTGKRLMAKCRMLHQENEELGKVLSSGRIAKLEGEIALEKTLVQEMKKSQAELDEFLGEIDEDVEGMQSMICVLQKQLKEAKERVSQLQEENELLKTDSKVEAAVGREPTDSELRAASGSPDRHSNHSSQTWPTEVVSEPHREAEEIRSLSEAAVTDNHVTDKSGSIDTEEEDMEMDCKEEQLPQCEPAHLSSPQPSLEHSDHLTASSNHTSHLGAVSPSADPPRDPLDPSSPDTRTSSGPEANLSGVNGEEVRTSRTKDEREHEAGEQTSEDLVHNGIKETWQQAEGTV; via the exons ATGCTAGACACAATGGCAGATGGACCAACGTCACCTAAGAGG GTGTGCCTCAAGAAAGAGGAGATAGAAAGTCTGCCAAGAGATGAACTGCTAATAAG atGGAAAGAACAGGAAATGTATGTGAACTTCCTGGAAGAGAAATCAAAATCGCTTTCTTCACGAG ATGATAGTAAGGAGTCTGAAGAGAAGCTCAAACAGCAGCATATAGAAGCAGCCCGCCGTGAAAACACCCTGGTGATGAGACTTACATCCAAAGAACAGGAGCTTCAGGAATATATG AACCAGATCCAGGAGATGAAGCAGTCTCAGTCCCCAAGTACAGCCCAGCTGAGGTCCATGCTGTTAGATCCCGCTGTAAACCTCGTCTTTCTCCGCATGAAGAAAGAGATGGAAGAAAGCAAGGAGAAACTGGAACAAACTCAAAATGAACTCAGTGCCTGGAAGTTCACACCCGACAG TCAAACAGGAAAGCGTCTGATGGCCAAGTGTCGCATGTTACATCAGGAGAATGAAGAGCTGGGCAAGGTGTTGTCCTCCGGGCGAATCGCTAAGTTGGAGGGAGAGATTGCTCTGGAGAAAACACTTGTACAGGAGATGAAGAAAAGTCAAGCAG AACTGGATGAGTTTCTTGGGGAGATAGATGAGGATGTGGAGGGAATGCAGAGCATGATATGTGTGCTACAGAAACAGCTGAAGGAAGCCAAGGAGCGCGTGTCTCAGCTCCAGGAAGAAAATGAACTGCTGAAAACTGACAGCAAAGTGGAGGCAGCAGTGGGACGGGAACCCACAGACTCTGAGCTGAGGGCAGCCAGTGGTTCCCCGGACAGGCACTCAAACCACAGCTCGCAGACCTGGCCCACAGAGGTTGTGTCAGAACCACACCGCGAGGCTGAGGAAATTCGCAGCCTGTCTGAGGCTGCAGTCACAGACAACCATGTCACGGACAAAAGTGGTAGTATAGACACAGAGGAAGAGGACATGGAGATGGACTGCAAAGAGGAGCAGCTCCCACAGTGTGAACCTGCTCATCTGTCCTCGCCCCAACCCTCATTAGAGCACTCTGACCATTTAACTGCTAGTTCTAATCACACCTCGCACCTCGGGGCAGTCAGCCCTAGTGCTGACCCCCCTAGAGACCCCTTAGACCCCTCCTCCCCGGACACGAGGACTTCCAGTGGCCCAGAGGCCAACTTGTCAGGAGTAAACGGGGAGGAAGTTAGGACTAGCAGGACAAAGGATGAGAGAGAGCATGAAGCTGGGGAACAGACCAGTGAGGACTTAGTACACAATGGCATCAAGGAGACATGGCAGCAAGCTGAGGGCACTGTGTAA
- the LOC135470150 gene encoding pre-mRNA-splicing regulator WTAP-like isoform X1: MLDTMADGPTSPKRVCLKKEEIESLPRDELLIRWKEQEMYVNFLEEKSKSLSSREDDSKESEEKLKQQHIEAARRENTLVMRLTSKEQELQEYMNQIQEMKQSQSPSTAQLRSMLLDPAVNLVFLRMKKEMEESKEKLEQTQNELSAWKFTPDSQTGKRLMAKCRMLHQENEELGKVLSSGRIAKLEGEIALEKTLVQEMKKSQAELDEFLGEIDEDVEGMQSMICVLQKQLKEAKERVSQLQEENELLKTDSKVEAAVGREPTDSELRAASGSPDRHSNHSSQTWPTEVVSEPHREAEEIRSLSEAAVTDNHVTDKSGSIDTEEEDMEMDCKEEQLPQCEPAHLSSPQPSLEHSDHLTASSNHTSHLGAVSPSADPPRDPLDPSSPDTRTSSGPEANLSGVNGEEVRTSRTKDEREHEAGEQTSEDLVHNGIKETWQQAEGTV; encoded by the exons ATGCTAGACACAATGGCAGATGGACCAACGTCACCTAAGAGG GTGTGCCTCAAGAAAGAGGAGATAGAAAGTCTGCCAAGAGATGAACTGCTAATAAG atGGAAAGAACAGGAAATGTATGTGAACTTCCTGGAAGAGAAATCAAAATCGCTTTCTTCACGAG AAGATGATAGTAAGGAGTCTGAAGAGAAGCTCAAACAGCAGCATATAGAAGCAGCCCGCCGTGAAAACACCCTGGTGATGAGACTTACATCCAAAGAACAGGAGCTTCAGGAATATATG AACCAGATCCAGGAGATGAAGCAGTCTCAGTCCCCAAGTACAGCCCAGCTGAGGTCCATGCTGTTAGATCCCGCTGTAAACCTCGTCTTTCTCCGCATGAAGAAAGAGATGGAAGAAAGCAAGGAGAAACTGGAACAAACTCAAAATGAACTCAGTGCCTGGAAGTTCACACCCGACAG TCAAACAGGAAAGCGTCTGATGGCCAAGTGTCGCATGTTACATCAGGAGAATGAAGAGCTGGGCAAGGTGTTGTCCTCCGGGCGAATCGCTAAGTTGGAGGGAGAGATTGCTCTGGAGAAAACACTTGTACAGGAGATGAAGAAAAGTCAAGCAG AACTGGATGAGTTTCTTGGGGAGATAGATGAGGATGTGGAGGGAATGCAGAGCATGATATGTGTGCTACAGAAACAGCTGAAGGAAGCCAAGGAGCGCGTGTCTCAGCTCCAGGAAGAAAATGAACTGCTGAAAACTGACAGCAAAGTGGAGGCAGCAGTGGGACGGGAACCCACAGACTCTGAGCTGAGGGCAGCCAGTGGTTCCCCGGACAGGCACTCAAACCACAGCTCGCAGACCTGGCCCACAGAGGTTGTGTCAGAACCACACCGCGAGGCTGAGGAAATTCGCAGCCTGTCTGAGGCTGCAGTCACAGACAACCATGTCACGGACAAAAGTGGTAGTATAGACACAGAGGAAGAGGACATGGAGATGGACTGCAAAGAGGAGCAGCTCCCACAGTGTGAACCTGCTCATCTGTCCTCGCCCCAACCCTCATTAGAGCACTCTGACCATTTAACTGCTAGTTCTAATCACACCTCGCACCTCGGGGCAGTCAGCCCTAGTGCTGACCCCCCTAGAGACCCCTTAGACCCCTCCTCCCCGGACACGAGGACTTCCAGTGGCCCAGAGGCCAACTTGTCAGGAGTAAACGGGGAGGAAGTTAGGACTAGCAGGACAAAGGATGAGAGAGAGCATGAAGCTGGGGAACAGACCAGTGAGGACTTAGTACACAATGGCATCAAGGAGACATGGCAGCAAGCTGAGGGCACTGTGTAA